From the genome of Uranotaenia lowii strain MFRU-FL chromosome 1, ASM2978415v1, whole genome shotgun sequence, one region includes:
- the LOC129749320 gene encoding zinc finger protein 836-like has translation MNPSPSLCRVCLAEASNMLDLYSSYEIQSIPTFKPTTTFPIGTNKSLELLGEDSSSCFSLLTNQHHKLEETEMKETVHLGMIYQQLTGLSIEDQQIPTAVCLRCTERLKEFYLFRKRATKVYEELQTKANIAAIISQLDQQSSVGSVRNDRLEEDFTEDFIAGQELADEKNRFKKPLAAGEKRCEVCQKVFKNKKMLARHQEIHAKENQYKCRYCGRWFKARSSWYNHELKHRNAVGRTEKLEREFLCDICAKTFKTRYQLKEHTEIVHQGTKRFRCDICSKTFTRNGSLAEHKLIQHAEIKQFSCGICSKSFGKEDSLKTHLTIHLGKPFQCEICSKGFAKKAFLTAHISKFHPSKEGPKVNCCDICDKRFSTSGHLKDHMKIHSNEKPEKCKFCGASFRQKQQLKVHLYQHLGKPFKCQFCTQEFGIKCRMVAHLEKNHSTELQNLRNQSLAQQNSDPMAIPPDFGDGAINEEILNEICYQIDANQIMLQNIDAGDEGVVNLIYSSNENIVFFDDPNNLTLPEEIDPAICQLYSDFANESHANIRGQSNKNAQ, from the exons ATGAATCCTTCGCCCTCGTTGTGTCGTGTGTGTTTGGCCGAAGCCTCAAATATGCTGGACCTGTACAGCAGCTACGAGATTCAATCTATTCCCACCTTTAAACCCACGACGACATTTCCTATAGGAACAAATAAATCATTAGAGCTCCTGGGTGAAGATTCCTCATCCTGCTTCAGTCTGCTGACTAACCAGCACCACAAGCTTGAAGAGACCGAAATGAAGGAAACTGTCCATCTGGGTATGATCTATCAACAACTGACCGGATTGTCTATCGAGGACCAGCAAATTCCGACGGCGGTTTGCTTGCGCTGTACAGAGCGACTGAAGGAATTCTATCTGTTCCGGAAACGGGCCACAAAGGTTTACGAAGAGCTACAAACCAAAGCTAACATTGCAGCCATAATAAGTCAGCTGGATCAGCAAAGCAGTGTGGGAAGCGTGAGAAACGATAGACTGGAGGAAGACTTCACCGAAGATTTCATAGCTGGACAGGAACTAGCAGATGAAAAAAACAG ATTCAAGAAACCACTAGCGGCTGGTGAAAAACGCTGTGAAGTATGtcagaaagtttttaaaaataagaaaatgctTGCTCGCCATCAGGAAATTCATGCCAAGGAGAATCAATACAAATGTCGCTACTGTGGCCGATGGTTCAAAGCCAGAAGTAGCTGGTACAATCATGAGCTGAAGCATCGGAATGCAGTTGGGAGGACAGAAAAATTGGAGCGAGAATTCCTGTGCGACATATgtgcaaaaacttttaaaacccGCTACCAACTGAAGGAACACACAGAAATAGTTCACCAAGGGACAAAGCGCTTCCGGTGTGATATTTGCAGTAAAACTTTCACTAGAAATGGCTCACTAGCTGAGCATAAACTGATTCAACACGCCGAAATCAAGCAGTTCTCGTGTGGCATTTGCTCGAAATCATTCGGTAAAGAAGATTCGCTTAAGACTCATCTCACGATACATTTAGGAAAGCCttttcaatgtgaaatttgCAGCAAAGGCTTTGCTAAGAAAGCATTCCTGACAGCACATATTTCCAAGTTCCACCCATCAAAGGAGGGCCCAAAAGTGAATTGCTGTGATATTTGCGACAAACGATTCAGCACATCCGGTCATCTCAAGGATCACATGAAAATTCATTCTAACGAAAAGCCAGAAAAGTGCAAATTTTGCGGTGCCTCTTTTCGACAGAAGCAACAATTGAAAGTACATCTCTATCAGCATTTGGGAAAACCTTTCAAATGTCAATTTTGTACGCAGGAATTCGGAATCAAATGTCGAATGGTAGCTCATTTAGAAAAGAATCATTCAACAGAGTTGCAGAATCTTCGGAACCAATCGCTTGCCCAGCAAAATTCAGATCCGATGGCAATTCCACCAGACTTTGGTGATGGAGCAATTAATGAAGAAATTCTAAACGAAATTTGCTATCAGATTGACGCGAACCAAATAATGTTACAAAACATCGATGCCGGAGACGAAGGCGttgttaatttaatttacaGTAGTAACGAGAATATTGTGTTCTTTGACGATCCAAACAATTTAACCCTGCCGGAAGAAATAGACCCTGCCATTTGCCAGTTATACAGTGATTTTGCTAACGAAAGTCACGCCAATATCAGAGGTCAATCCAATAAAAATGCTCAATAA
- the LOC129749361 gene encoding acyl-CoA-binding protein homolog, with product MSDFDKAVEDVKNLKATPADADLLEIYGLYKQATVGDCNTEKPGFLDFKGKSKWEAWNGRKGMSQDDAKQAYVAKVATLIEQHGLK from the exons ATGTCG GATTTTGACAAAGCCGTCGAGGACGTTAAAAACCTGAAGGCCACCCCGGCCGACGCCGATTTGCTGGAAATTTACGGCCTGTACAAACAGGCAACCGTCGGCGATTGCAACACCGAGAAACCTGGCTTTCTGGATTTCAAAGGTAAGTCCAAGTGGGAAGCCTGGAACGGCCGCAAGGGAATGTCCCAGGACGACGCTAAGCAGGCATACGTGGCGAAGGTCGCCACACTGATTGAACAGCATGGGCTCAAGTGA
- the LOC129749339 gene encoding rabenosyn-5: protein MANPFDESESEGWSVVRTDDDSEILEGFLCPICKSDLKTPERLTAHVEQQHSEEQDLLKSLKEMFSIAKKKILNLDETAADLARSLDSSLQVGKQERQMAVNPILLPGQQVGEHCDHLCYFKAVRNPRLERYASETNKLIIRLDKLLDGLPNDPDARKKHEQSKVPWIDGKLVKLCPSCAKSFGLTRRQHHCRVCGSVMCDGCSFHLSFEESRTIVQPVSPGTEEPRGAQTVAPEDQTKDRDSSGFRVCEHCLHLLMNRKEMQDSRSDRPLITKLYDRLLQEKKDIEPEIPMYSKIIASLYEGDAIYRLSDARALREKIGRAAEQLDNISKTILCIPFATGSREEALKKAIRLSCVAYIKNRMLSIPKLPLEDEIKKIQQRKKQETARRMERERRLALEAYEKYELHSEQYNGSSSSSTASTAEMTNGRATYGTAVSSQDNWSGYQAANVAVSSTADPLIDQINIVKGYIRQAREALRFEEVETLERNLSELTQEFYERQRRASSDNKPSITEARQ, encoded by the exons ATGGCTAATCCATTTGATGAATCGGAATCCGAAGGGTGGTCAGTCGTAAGAACTGATGATGATTCTGAAATATTGGAAGGGTTCCTGTGTCCAATTTGTAAATCCGATCTCAAAACACCCGAACGTCTCACGGCTCACGTCGAACAGCAACATTCCGAGGAGCAGGATTTGCTTAAATCTTTGAAAGAAATGTTTAGCATTGCCAAAAAGAAAATTCTCAACCTGGACGAAACGGCAGCAGATTTGGCTCGAAGTTTGGACAGCTCTCTGCAAGTGGGTAAGCAGGAACGTCAAATGGCTGTCAATCCGATATTACTTCCGGGACAACAGGTCGGAGAGCACTGCGATCACCTGTGCTACTTCAAAGCTGTCCGGAATCCACGGTTGGAACGCTACGCCAGTGAGACGAACAAACTGATCATTCGATTAGATAAACTGTTGGACGGTCTACCGAACGATCCCGATGCTCGAAAGAAACACGAGCAAAGTAAGGTGCCTTGGATCGATGGGAAGCTGGTCAAGCTGTGCCCGAGCTGTGCGAAGAGCTTTGGACTGACACGAAGGCAACACCACTGTCGAGTGTGTGGATCGGTCATGTGCGACGGATGTTCATTCCATTTGTCGTTCGAGGAATCACG AACCATCGTTCAACCGGTCAGCCCCGGCACAGAGGAACCTCGCGGGGCACAAACTGTTGCACCTGAAGATCAAACCAAAGATCGCGATTCTTCTGGATTTCGAGTTTGCGAACACTGTCTACACCTGCTGATGAATCGGAAGGAGATGCAAGATTCACGTTCGGACCGTCCGCTGATCACCAAACTTTACGACAGATTACTCCAGGAGAAAAAGGACATCGAGCCAGAAATTCCAATGTACTCGAAGATCATTGCTAGCCTGTATGAAGGAGACGCAATCTACCGTTTGTCGGATGCTAGGGCATTGAGGGAGAAAATCGGACGGGCTGCCGAGCAGCTCGATAATATTAGCAAAACCATTCTGTGTATTCCGTTTGCCACCGGGAGCCGCGAAGAAGCTTTGAAAAAAGCAATTAGACTATCCTGCGTTGCCTACATAAAAAATCGTATGCTTTCCATTCCGAAGCTTCCACTGGAGGAtgagattaaaaagattcagcAACGCAAAAAACAGGAAACGGCTCGCCGAATGGAGAGGGAGCGCCGTTTGGCGTTGGAAGCCTATGAGAAATATGAACTTCATTCCGAACAGTACAATGGCAGCTCCAGTTCTAGCACCGCGTCGACGGCCGAGATGACAAATGGGAGGGCTACGTACGGCACTGCCGTTAGTTCCCAGGACAATTGGAGCGGCTATCAGGCAGCAAATGTTGCCGTTTCGAGCACCGCCGATCCGTTGATTGATCAAATCAATATCGTGAAAGGGTACATCCGACAAGCCCGTGAAGCATTACGTTTCGAAGAGGTCGAAACATTAGAACGGAATCTGAGCGAATTAACGCAGGAATTCTATGAAAGACAACGAAGAGCATCTTCTGACAACAAGCCAAGCATTACAGAAGCTAGACAGTAA
- the LOC129751296 gene encoding TATA element modulatory factor produces the protein MSWFDTTGIANLAKVALKEAQKQIDKALDIKEDDEQDSIPAVPAGDVDSSARIKTAPSVEADNASEESASVPRGVSKTEPSSPVSELIIPKVALGEVKGGGNVGKGQMDSIWGSFTGSFFEQPVTAANMTVTKAPSSLKRKSFEDSGIAEVPKASFKEDVGKESENSASESIELLSPVTTPGSALTSPSSGLTMQESESVEIIKVLGTPSSVSSPESITTLDQSPEEVIEGEELKFTSVELGDDDISVEDDSVSYTLSEQPITVMETSEGSFPITVAPSRSSLHLSLDKMTSSRQMTFSEVSVCDTEESNDSETTVTSVEKMYKQPDPSLEKSYENVEIQTQISDSTHSFEEIQAGQISIMGTLEPKPQEATSSQNSGDEIETATSSDIEIISSPNGDSSSTNSGAYRTSPLKISDGKNNIDIMMIKKRGHNRELSEVSVQSANSDDLSETERLMRRIAELSEILEQREFRLLEMGRQNAELHEQNCQLTAQIESKQKRSDSSESDEYTQRLSALEKKFQQTIRERETLKKQLDVAKTESQGKMNRTEVDKLLSEKDFMIEELKKEGENLSKQVLQHSNIIKKLRLKEKECEALIKKLKEDIRDLTDETDRLKRSLSAKEEVERSQIDAVHKLSSEKRKLEKDNGSLKSQLDDQTQKLETLKKSFDFAKKELTEKTEAYAELVRKSSLLATMETEHSNIQRVNEQIVTELDDLREKLRRSEAEQAQRMQRLKSENTDLMLRIEEMEARVEEEKKATAMVTVPLIKQIESLQHAIRNKERVWEQREADISLKLEQSLEKSKNFNENERSLKEQNFTLNGRISNLEERLTAALIRSEELTNDLQQKQIEADLLKGDFKLKLKSLEDEREQLKIKLVEKEMRITEQDRKIAQQKEQLETVKQSALKQESSSRRNSPPFPPSSGHQHQQHHHHHHSVQHQSSVERNSRTSSPTPSMGQLSLPESIGSIPWNQNELDEMEGGSTHSGRQTIGGLPLLHTTSLLENLQATLKQRDGEVYQLQWELSRFQQERNVLNREISNLTVELESLKEKTERTVKLEEEFGTLQERYDALLQLYGEAVEKTEELKLDLVDVKEMYKLQIDDLLRQVAAGKQL, from the exons ATGAGTTGGTTTGACACGACTGGAATTGCCAACCTGGCGAAAGTGGCACTGAAGGAGGCACAGAAACAAATTGATAAAGCCCTAGATATCAAGGAGGATGACGAACAAGACTCGATTCCGGCAGTGCCGGCTGGGGACGTTGATTCTTCGGCCAGAATAAAAACTGCACCATCGGTAGAGGCAGACAATGCTTCCGAAGAATCAGCGAGTGTACCAAGGGGTGTCAGTAAAACGGAACCTTCTTCTCCGGTGAGTGAATTGATCATTCCGAAGGTTGCCCTTGGAGAAGTGAAGGGTGGCGGCAATGTGGGTAAAGGTCAAATGGACAGTATTTGGGGATCATTTACGGGATCGTTCTTCGAGCAGCCTGTCACAGCAGCCAATATGACGGTCACAAAGGCTCCGTCGAGTTTGAAGAGAAAGAGCTTTGAAGATTCTGGAATAGCTGAGGTTCCAAAGGCTAGTTTCAAGGAAGATGTCGGGAAGGAGTCGGAGAATAGCGCGTCGGAGTCAATAGAGCTACTGAGTCCTGTAACTACTCCTGGTTCGGCGTTAACTTCGCCAAGTTCTGGTCTCACAATGCAGGAGTCAGAGTCGGTAGAAATTATAAAGGTGCTAGGAACTCCGTCGAGTGTTTCATCTCCTGAATCGATCACCACATTAGACCAGAGTCCAGAGGAAGTAATAGAAGGAGAGGAGCTAAAATTTACGTCCGTGGAGCTGGGGGACGATGATATAAGCGTGGAAGATGACTCTGTGTCGTATACATTATCGGAACAACCTATTACGGTGATGGAGACTAGTGAAGGGTCTTTTCCGATAACGGTAGCTCCCAGTAGAAGTAGCTTACATTTGAGCTTAGACAAAATGACTTCTAGCCGACAGATGACATTTTCCGAGGTTTCTGTTTGTGATACAGAGGAGTCGAATGATTCCGAAACCACGGTGACTTCGGTCGAAAAGATGTACAAGCAACCGGATCCATCATTAGAAAAGTCCTACGAAAACGTTGAGATTCAGACGCAGATTTCCGATTCAACGCACAGTTTCGAAGAGATCCAGGCTGGACAAATCTCGATAATGGGAACGTTGGAACCGAAGCCACAAGAAGCGACATCGTCTCAAAATTCGGGAGATGAAATTGAAACGGCCACTTCATCGGACATCGAGATAATTTCCAGTCCTAATGGGGACTCTAGCAGCACCAATAGCGGAGCCTACCGAACGAGTCCGTTGAAGATTTCGGATGGAAAGAATAACATAGACATAATGATGATTAAGAAACGAGGACACAACCGAGAGCTGTCGGAAGTATCGGTGCAAAGCGCTAACAGTGACGATTTAAGTGAGACGGAAAGATTGATGCGAAGGATTGCTGAGCTATCGGAGATTTTGGAACAGCGTGAGTTCCGGCTTTTAGAAATGGGTCGCCAGAATGCCGAACTGCATGAACAAAACTGCCAACTTACGGCACAGATAGAGTCCAAACAAAAACGATCCGATAGTAGCGAATCGGACGAGTACACTCAGCGGTTGTCGGCTctagaaaaaaagtttcaacaaaCGATTCGTGAGAGAGAAACACTTAAAAAGCAACTGGACGTAGCCAAAACCGAATCGCAGGGAAAGATGAATCGTACCGAGGTGGACAAACTACTTAGTGAAAAAGATTTTATGATCGAAGAATTGAAAAAGGAAGGTGAAAATCTGTCCAAGCAAGTGCTGCAACATTCCAATATTATAAAAAAGCTCCGTTTGAAGGAGAAGGAATGTGAAGCGCTGATTAAAAAACTGAAAGAGGACATCAGAGATCTCACGGATGAAACCGACAGATTGAAGAGATCTCTTTCGGCTAAAGAAGAGGTTGAAAGGTCACAAATCGATGCTGTCCATAAGTTGTCTTCTGAAAAACGGAAGCTGGAAAAAGATAACGGGTCTTTGAAAAGTCAACTGGACGATCAAACCCAAAAgcttgaaactttgaaaaagaGCTTCGACTTTGCCAAAAAGGAACTGACAGAAAAAACAGAAGCCTATGCAGAACTGGTCCGAAAATCGTCCTTATTAGCTACGATGGAAACCGAACATAGTAATATTCAAAGAGTGAACGAGCAAATTGTCACTGAACTCGATGATCTGCGTGAAAAGCTACGCAGATCTGAAGCCGAACAAGCGCAGCGAATGCAAAGACTGAAGAGCGAAAATACCGATCTGATGCTGAGGATTGAGGAAATGGAAGCCCGGGTAGAGGAAGAAAAGAAAGCAACAGCAATGGTCACCGTTCCTCTAATAAAACAAATCGAATCCCTTCAGCATGCAATTCGCAACAAGGAACGTGTTTGGGAACAACGGGAAGCTGACATCAGTTTGAAGCTGGAACAGTCGctagaaaaatctaaaaacttcaacgaaaaCGAACGTTCTCTCAAGGAACAGAATTTCACTTTAAATGGACGAATTTCGAATCTTGAAGAAAGACTTACAGCCGCCCTAATCCGATCTGAGGAGCTAACCAATGACCTTCAGCAGAAGCAAATTGAAGCAGATTTGCTAAAGGGCGACTTCAAGTTGAAGCTAAAATCATTGGAAGACGAACGAgagcaattgaaaataaaattagtaGAAAAGGAGATGAGAATAACGGAACAAGACCGGAAAATTGCCCAGCAAAAAGAGCAGTTGGAGACGGTCAAACAGTCCGCGCTGAAGCAGGAATCATCGTCTCGTCGAAATTCACCGCCATTTCCTCCGTCCTCTGGACATCAACAccaacaacatcatcatcatcatcacagcGTCCAGCACCAATCATCAGTAGAGCGAAATTCGCGCACCTCCTCACCGACCCCCAGTATGGGTCAGCTATCGTTGCCGGAGTCTATCGGTTCGATACCGTGGAATCAGAACGAACTGGACGAAATGGAGGGTGGATCAACCCACAGCGGCCGACAAACCATCGGAGGTTTACCGCTACTTCACACCACCTCGCTGTTGGAAAATCTCCAGGCAACCCTGAAGCAACGCGACGGCGAAGTATATCAACTGCAGTGGGAACTGTCTCGCTTCCAACAGGAACGAAACGTCCTCAACCGAGAGATCTCGAACCTGACGGTCGAATTGGAAAGT TTGAAGGAAAAAACGGAACGTACCGTAAAATTGGAAGAAGAGTTTGGCACCCTGCAGGAACGGTACGACGCCCTGTTACAACTGTACGGAGAAGCCGTCGAAAAGACGGAGGAACTCAAACTTGATCTGGTTGACGTTAAGGAGATGTACAAACTGCAGATTGACGATCTTCTACGGCAGGTTGCAGCCGGGAAGCAACTTTAG
- the LOC129751306 gene encoding surfeit locus protein 4 homolog produces the protein MSIPNQYLEKTEDVADQVIRKGKHILPHVARLCLIATFLEDGIRMWVQWNEQREYMDMSWSCGKFLATTFVLVNLVGQIGGCIMVLGRLKVTIACGVLFFIVVLQTIAYSILWDIQFLLRNLALIGALLLVLAESRGEARSLFAGVPSLGENKPKNFMQLAGRILLAFMFITLIRFELSFLQILQDIVGSILMVLVTVGYKTKLSALILVALLTILNLYHNAWWTIPAYKPLRDFLKYDFFQTLSVIGGLLMIVSLGPGGVSMDEHKKKW, from the exons ATGTCCATACCGAACCAATATCTGGAGAAAACGGAAGACGTCGCGGACCAG GTGATCCGCAAGGGTAAACATATCCTGCCGCACGTGGCCCGGCTCTGTCTGATCGCAACCTTCCTGGAGGATGGCATCCGCATGTGGGTCCAGTGGAACGAACAGCGCGAGTACATGGACATGAGCTGGAGCTGTGGCAAGTTTCTGGCGACGACGTTCGTGCTGGTGAATTTGGTCGGCCAGATCGGTGGCTGCATTATGGTGCTGGGTCGCTTGAAGGTAACGATCGCCTGTGGCGTTCTGTTCTTCATCGTAGTACTGCAG ACCATCGCTTATTCCATCCTTTGGGACATCCAGTTCCTGTTGCGTAATCTGGCCCTGATTGGAGCCCTGCTGCTGGTGTTAGCCGAATCCCGCGGTGAAGCGCGAAGCTTATTCGCCGGAGTTCCCTCGCTTGGAGAGAACAAACCGAAAAACTTCATGCAGCTGGCTGGTCGCATTCTGTTAGCGTTCATGTTCATCACCTTGATCCGATTCGAGCTGAGCTTCCTTCAGATCCTTCAGGACATTGTCGGTTCCATTCTGATGGTTCTGGTTACCGTAGGCTACAAGACTAAGCTGTCGGCACTAATTTTAGTAGCCCTGCTGACCATTCTGAATCTGTATCACAACGCCTGGTGGACCATTCCGGCGTACAAACCACTGCGCGATTTCCTCAAGTACGACTTCTTCCAAACCCTGTCAGTGATCGGTGGACTGCTGATGATCGTTTCCCTTGGTCCGGGTGGTGTTTCGATGGACGAACATAAGAAAAAGTGGTAA
- the LOC129740268 gene encoding ubiquitin-like protein 5 has protein sequence MLEITCNDRLGKKVRVKCNPDDTIGDLKKLIAAQTGTRHDKIVLKKWYTIFKDNIKLSDYEIHDGMNLELYYQ, from the exons ATGCTAGAAATAACCTGCAACGATCGACTGGGAAAGAAG GTTCGAGTAAAATGTAATCCGGATGATACCATTGGGGATCTTAAGAAGCTGATAGCGGCACAAACCGGAACACGACATGACAAAATTGTGCTCAAAAAGTGGTACACAATTTTCAAGGATAACATTAAACTATCGGACT atGAAATTCATGACGGTATGAATCTGGAACTCTACTACCAGTAA